One Paracidovorax avenae ATCC 19860 genomic region harbors:
- a CDS encoding transporter, with product MTATRSLLRQAGGSLAVALLPLSAWAIDVDPGDYVPAPAGTTAGLLYYQHAQRDRLYAQGRQVPIDARLNSDVGILRLVRYMTVGGLTVAPQVLLPFGRLDAGRDTATLGRTSGVGDVILAAPVWLVNDPESSTYLGISPYLYLPTGSYDRDRALNLGENRWKFDLQVGFVKGLTPNWHIDLTFDSMLHGRNDDFGPTGRTLKQDRLDQGQAYLRYQFTPGTNAFVGISQTWGGATRVDGVANGDEARQRKVSIGASHFIRPTTQLMVTLGRDLKVSNGFKENARINLRLLHVF from the coding sequence ATGACTGCAACCCGTTCACTTCTGCGCCAGGCCGGTGGCTCGCTGGCCGTGGCGCTGCTGCCGCTTTCCGCGTGGGCCATCGACGTCGATCCCGGCGACTACGTGCCGGCACCGGCGGGCACGACCGCGGGACTTCTCTATTACCAGCATGCCCAGCGGGACCGGCTCTACGCGCAGGGCCGGCAGGTGCCGATCGATGCACGGCTGAATTCGGACGTGGGCATCCTGCGGCTGGTGCGCTACATGACCGTGGGCGGACTGACCGTGGCGCCTCAGGTGCTGCTGCCCTTTGGCCGGCTGGATGCGGGGCGGGATACCGCCACGCTGGGGCGCACCAGCGGCGTGGGCGACGTGATTCTGGCGGCGCCGGTCTGGCTCGTGAACGATCCGGAGTCCAGCACCTATCTGGGCATCTCACCCTACCTGTATCTGCCCACCGGCAGCTACGATCGCGACCGCGCGCTGAACCTGGGCGAGAACCGCTGGAAGTTCGACCTGCAGGTCGGCTTCGTGAAAGGGCTGACCCCGAACTGGCACATCGACCTGACCTTCGACTCGATGCTCCATGGCCGGAACGACGACTTCGGTCCGACCGGCCGCACGCTGAAGCAGGACCGGCTCGACCAGGGCCAGGCCTACCTGCGCTACCAGTTCACGCCGGGGACCAACGCTTTCGTGGGCATCTCGCAGACCTGGGGCGGTGCCACGCGGGTGGACGGCGTGGCCAACGGCGACGAGGCCCGCCAGCGCAAGGTGAGCATCGGGGCCAGCCACTTCATCCGGCCCACCACGCAACTGATGGTGACCCTGGGCCGCGATCTGAAGGTGAGCAATGGCTTCAAGGAAAACGCGCGCATCAACCTGCGGCTGCTGCACGTTTTCTGA
- a CDS encoding AMP-binding protein — MQDYATRIRDFDAARMARDVLSGRPEAMNACVECCDRHAGAGAVALHWIGRDGQRAEWTFEQLQQASARLAGHFHAQGIRAGDRISGLLPRTPELLVTILATWRIGAVYQPLFTAFGPKAIEHRVQRAASKLVVTDAAQRPKMDDVAGAPPVLTVDGDFWPLLDAYPPHFDPVLRSEDDPFLLMFTSGTTGPAKPLAVPLRAIVAFVGYMRDAVDLQPEDRFWNLADPGWAYGLYYAVTGPLALGHATTFYEGPFTVESTCRVIRELGITNLAGSPTAYRLLMASREVVEPALRGQLRAVSSAGEPLTPEVIRWFAESLDCTIHDHYGQTELGMVLCNHHALAHPVRRGAAGFASPGHRVVVLDDEGRELPVGQPGTLAVDVSQSPLFWFGGYEGTARQPFQGPYYLSGDTVELNDDGSISFVGRADDVITTSGYRVGPFDVESALIEHPAVIEAAVIGKPDPERTELIKAFVVLHAGFQGDDTLAEALRQHVRKRLSAHAYPREIAFVQELPKTPSGKIQRFLLRRQEAEQAQPG; from the coding sequence ATGCAGGACTATGCCACCCGGATCCGTGATTTCGATGCCGCCCGCATGGCGCGCGACGTGCTCTCGGGCCGCCCCGAGGCGATGAATGCATGCGTCGAATGCTGCGACCGCCACGCCGGCGCCGGCGCGGTCGCGCTGCACTGGATCGGCCGCGACGGCCAGCGGGCCGAATGGACTTTCGAGCAGTTGCAGCAAGCCTCGGCCCGCCTCGCCGGCCATTTCCACGCGCAGGGCATCCGTGCCGGCGACCGCATTTCGGGCCTGCTGCCGCGCACGCCCGAACTGCTCGTCACCATCCTGGCCACCTGGCGGATCGGCGCGGTCTATCAACCGCTCTTCACCGCCTTCGGCCCCAAGGCCATCGAGCACCGCGTGCAGAGGGCGGCGTCGAAGCTGGTGGTGACCGATGCCGCGCAGCGCCCCAAGATGGACGACGTGGCCGGCGCCCCCCCGGTGCTCACCGTGGACGGCGATTTCTGGCCGCTGCTGGATGCCTATCCGCCCCACTTCGATCCCGTGCTGCGCAGCGAGGACGACCCGTTCCTGCTGATGTTCACCTCCGGCACCACCGGCCCGGCCAAGCCCCTGGCCGTGCCGCTCCGCGCCATCGTCGCCTTCGTCGGCTACATGCGCGACGCGGTGGACCTGCAACCCGAAGACCGTTTCTGGAACCTGGCTGATCCGGGCTGGGCTTACGGCCTCTACTACGCGGTGACCGGACCGCTGGCCCTGGGGCATGCCACCACGTTTTACGAAGGCCCTTTCACGGTGGAAAGCACCTGCCGCGTCATCCGCGAACTGGGCATCACCAACCTGGCCGGCTCCCCCACCGCCTACCGCCTGCTCATGGCATCGCGCGAAGTGGTGGAACCCGCGCTGCGCGGGCAGTTGCGCGCCGTGAGCAGCGCGGGCGAGCCGCTCACGCCGGAGGTCATCCGCTGGTTCGCCGAAAGCCTGGACTGCACCATCCACGACCACTACGGCCAGACCGAACTGGGCATGGTGCTGTGCAACCACCACGCGCTCGCGCACCCGGTGCGGCGTGGTGCGGCCGGCTTCGCCTCGCCGGGCCACCGCGTGGTGGTGCTGGACGACGAGGGCCGGGAACTGCCCGTGGGCCAGCCGGGCACACTGGCGGTGGACGTGTCGCAGTCGCCGCTCTTCTGGTTCGGCGGCTACGAAGGCACGGCGCGCCAGCCATTCCAGGGCCCCTATTACCTGAGCGGAGACACCGTGGAGCTCAACGACGACGGCAGCATCAGCTTCGTCGGCCGCGCGGACGACGTGATCACCACCTCGGGCTACCGGGTCGGCCCGTTCGACGTGGAAAGCGCGCTCATCGAGCATCCTGCCGTCATCGAGGCTGCGGTGATCGGCAAGCCCGATCCGGAGCGCACCGAACTGATCAAGGCCTTCGTCGTGCTGCATGCCGGCTTCCAGGGCGACGACACCCTGGCCGAAGCCCTGCGCCAGCACGTGCGCAAGCGCCTGTCGGCCCACGCTTACCCACGGGAGATCGCCTTCGTGCAGGAACTGCCCAAGACACCCAGCGGGAAGATCCAGCGCTTCCTGCTGCGGCGGCAGGAGGCGGAGCAGGCACAACCCGGCTGA
- the oxdA gene encoding aliphatic aldoxime dehydratase has translation MESAIPPRLQCPRSLSRRVADDYQPPFPMWVARPQADLQQVVMAYFGIQYQGEAQKPRALAVLREWVAAFGAPDGPLRHDLTHHIDAQGYDNLIAVGYWRDPEAHRRWMQAPAQAGWWNAPERLQEGLGYFREVSAPRAEQFETLYAFQDALPGVGGVMESTSGDIQEHGYWGSMRDRFPASQVDRMQARGTLLIAEGDPAHGGRVVVRGHDNIALIRSGQDWMEAEAEERRLYLEDIEPTLHAGMDFLRDQGAAVGCYSNRYVHNIDLDGRRLDQSYNIGHWRSVDLLERWAESHPTHLRIFGTFFKVAAGLSKLRLYHEVSVSDAASQHFEYIQCHPATGMMRDARLQAPA, from the coding sequence ATGGAATCAGCGATCCCTCCCCGCCTGCAATGCCCCCGCTCGCTCTCGCGCCGGGTGGCGGACGACTACCAGCCGCCCTTTCCGATGTGGGTGGCGCGCCCGCAGGCCGACCTGCAGCAGGTCGTGATGGCCTATTTCGGCATCCAGTACCAGGGCGAAGCGCAGAAGCCGCGTGCCCTCGCCGTGCTGCGCGAATGGGTCGCCGCCTTCGGTGCGCCAGACGGCCCCCTCCGGCACGACCTGACGCACCACATCGATGCCCAGGGGTACGACAACCTCATCGCCGTCGGCTACTGGCGCGACCCGGAGGCCCACCGGCGCTGGATGCAGGCGCCCGCACAGGCCGGCTGGTGGAACGCGCCGGAGCGACTGCAGGAAGGCCTCGGGTACTTCCGCGAAGTGAGCGCGCCGCGTGCCGAACAGTTCGAGACCCTCTACGCCTTCCAGGATGCGCTGCCCGGCGTGGGCGGGGTGATGGAGTCCACCAGCGGAGACATCCAGGAGCACGGCTACTGGGGATCGATGCGCGACCGCTTTCCCGCGTCCCAGGTGGACCGCATGCAGGCACGCGGCACCCTGCTCATTGCAGAGGGCGACCCCGCGCACGGCGGCCGCGTGGTGGTAAGGGGCCACGACAACATCGCGCTGATACGGTCCGGCCAGGACTGGATGGAAGCGGAGGCCGAGGAACGCCGGCTCTACCTCGAGGACATAGAGCCCACCCTGCACGCCGGCATGGACTTCCTGCGCGACCAGGGCGCGGCCGTGGGCTGCTACAGCAACCGCTACGTGCACAACATCGACCTGGACGGCCGCCGGCTCGACCAGAGCTACAACATCGGCCACTGGCGTTCGGTGGACCTGCTGGAGCGGTGGGCAGAGTCCCACCCGACCCACCTGCGCATCTTCGGCACCTTCTTCAAGGTGGCGGCCGGTCTCTCCAAGCTCAGGCTATACCATGAGGTGTCGGTCAGCGATGCGGCCAGCCAGCATTTCGAGTACATCCAGTGCCACCCGGCCACCGGCATGATGCGCGATGCCCGGCTCCAGGCACCGGCCTGA
- a CDS encoding GTP-binding protein gives MTAALHAARPGEVGGSPATPLPPRLPVTVLSGFLGAGKTMLLQHILHNRSGLRVAVIVNDMSDVNIDAGDLRRDVALHRGSDELVEMTNGCICCTLRADLLASVSALAREGRFDYLLIESTGISEPLPVAETFAFLDTDGFCLSELARLDTLATVVDGSRFQAWLAAPDTVPTADGAAERPLAALLTEQVECANVILVSRCDLIGEAGFAELRALLSALNPAARILPMANGQVDPRELLDTGLFDLPSLARAPGWMRRMEVADQGESESDSFGIASWVYRERAPFHPQRLLDWLDRPWARGRLLRCKGYFWMASRPAEIGMLVQTGGAFRWDYVGRWWRFVPREAWPADEPRLAAVLQHWQEPAGDCRQEIVFIGQHLDHDALRRELDACLLTPAEIAEGPDTWPLLPGAAPFDARAGLGDRPGP, from the coding sequence ATGACGGCAGCGCTCCATGCTGCCAGGCCCGGCGAGGTGGGAGGCAGCCCGGCCACGCCGCTGCCGCCCCGGCTGCCCGTCACGGTGCTCTCGGGCTTCCTGGGCGCCGGCAAGACCATGCTCTTGCAGCACATCCTGCACAACCGCAGCGGGCTGCGCGTGGCCGTCATCGTGAATGACATGAGCGACGTGAACATCGACGCTGGCGACCTGCGGCGCGATGTGGCACTGCACCGCGGCAGCGACGAGCTGGTGGAAATGACCAACGGCTGCATCTGCTGCACGCTGCGCGCCGACCTGCTGGCATCGGTCAGTGCCCTGGCCCGGGAAGGCCGCTTCGACTACCTGCTGATCGAATCCACCGGCATTTCCGAGCCACTGCCCGTCGCGGAGACCTTCGCGTTCCTGGATACCGACGGTTTCTGCCTCAGCGAACTGGCGCGGCTCGACACCCTCGCTACCGTGGTGGACGGCAGCCGGTTCCAGGCATGGCTGGCTGCGCCCGACACCGTACCCACCGCCGACGGCGCGGCCGAACGCCCGCTCGCCGCCCTGCTGACCGAGCAGGTGGAGTGCGCCAACGTGATCCTGGTCAGCCGCTGCGACCTGATCGGCGAGGCCGGATTCGCCGAACTCCGCGCCCTCCTTTCGGCCCTCAACCCCGCGGCCCGCATCCTGCCCATGGCGAACGGCCAGGTGGATCCGCGCGAACTCCTGGACACGGGGCTTTTCGATCTGCCCAGCCTCGCCCGCGCACCGGGGTGGATGCGCCGCATGGAGGTGGCCGACCAGGGCGAATCCGAGTCGGACAGCTTCGGCATCGCGTCCTGGGTGTATCGCGAGCGCGCGCCCTTCCACCCCCAACGCCTGCTGGACTGGCTCGACCGGCCCTGGGCCCGGGGACGGCTGCTGCGCTGCAAGGGCTACTTCTGGATGGCCAGCCGCCCTGCGGAGATCGGCATGCTGGTGCAGACCGGCGGCGCGTTCCGCTGGGACTACGTCGGCCGCTGGTGGCGATTCGTGCCCCGCGAAGCATGGCCGGCGGACGAGCCCCGCCTGGCCGCCGTCCTGCAGCACTGGCAGGAGCCCGCGGGCGACTGCCGCCAGGAAATCGTGTTCATCGGCCAGCACCTCGACCACGACGCGCTGCGCCGGGAGCTCGACGCCTGCCTGCTCACGCCCGCCGAAATCGCCGAAGGGCCGGATACCTGGCCCCTGCTGCCCGGCGCTGCGCCCTTCGATGCCCGCGCCGGCCTCGGCGACCGCCCCGGGCCGTGA
- the nthB gene encoding nitrile hydratase subunit beta, translated as MDGFHDLGGFQGFGKVPHTINSLDYQKVFKEDWEHLGYCLLFLGAAHLQKFSIDEVRHAVERIDVRQHVGTRYYERYVIAVATLLVETGVLTQQELDEALGSPFKLANPAHSPGRAAVTGRAPFEVGDRVVVRDEYFSGHIRCPAYVRGKQGVVLHRTTEKWPFPDAIGHGDASAEHQPTYHVQFSVRDLWGSAADDGLVVVDLFESYLDKVPAASPAAAPAERRPAAHTVAA; from the coding sequence ATGGACGGCTTTCACGATCTCGGCGGATTCCAAGGCTTCGGCAAGGTGCCGCACACCATCAACAGCCTGGACTACCAGAAGGTTTTCAAGGAAGACTGGGAACACCTGGGCTACTGCCTGCTGTTCCTCGGCGCGGCGCACCTGCAGAAATTCAGCATCGACGAGGTGCGCCATGCCGTCGAACGCATCGACGTGCGCCAGCACGTCGGCACGCGCTATTACGAGCGCTACGTCATCGCGGTGGCCACGCTGCTCGTGGAAACGGGCGTGCTCACGCAGCAGGAGCTGGACGAGGCCCTGGGCTCGCCCTTCAAGCTCGCCAATCCGGCGCATTCCCCAGGCCGCGCGGCGGTGACCGGGCGGGCCCCCTTCGAGGTGGGCGACCGGGTGGTGGTGCGCGACGAATACTTCAGCGGCCACATCCGCTGCCCGGCCTACGTGCGGGGCAAGCAAGGCGTGGTCCTGCACCGCACGACTGAAAAATGGCCGTTCCCCGACGCCATCGGCCACGGTGACGCCAGTGCCGAGCACCAGCCCACCTACCACGTGCAATTCAGCGTCCGCGACCTTTGGGGCAGCGCTGCCGACGACGGGCTGGTGGTGGTGGACCTGTTCGAGAGCTATCTCGACAAGGTGCCGGCCGCCAGCCCGGCTGCTGCCCCTGCGGAGCGCCGGCCGGCAGCGCACACCGTCGCGGCATGA
- the nthA gene encoding nitrile hydratase subunit alpha yields MPHDAYPTVDTTTPAQRAFALEAALKKKNLIPEGYIEGFKDLLGRQFSPANGAQVVARAWTDPAYRELLLRDGTAACAEYGFTGPQGEYIVAIEDTPTVKNVIVCSLCSCTNWPVLGLPPEWYKGFEYRARLVREGRTVLRELGTELPDNVTVRVWDTSAETRYLVLPMRPAGTEHMDEAQLRQLVTKDVLIGVALPRVA; encoded by the coding sequence ATGCCCCACGATGCCTATCCCACCGTTGACACCACCACGCCGGCGCAGCGCGCCTTCGCGCTGGAGGCGGCACTGAAGAAGAAGAACCTGATCCCCGAAGGCTACATCGAAGGATTCAAGGACCTGCTGGGCCGCCAGTTCAGCCCCGCCAACGGCGCGCAGGTGGTGGCGCGCGCCTGGACCGACCCGGCCTACCGCGAACTGCTGCTGCGCGACGGCACCGCCGCCTGCGCCGAGTATGGCTTCACCGGCCCGCAGGGCGAGTACATCGTGGCCATCGAAGACACGCCCACGGTGAAGAACGTCATCGTCTGCAGCCTGTGCTCATGCACCAACTGGCCGGTACTGGGCCTGCCGCCCGAGTGGTACAAGGGCTTCGAGTACCGCGCCCGCCTGGTCCGGGAGGGACGCACGGTGCTGCGCGAACTGGGCACCGAACTGCCAGACAACGTCACCGTGCGGGTCTGGGACACCAGCGCCGAAACACGCTACCTCGTCCTGCCCATGCGCCCGGCAGGTACCGAGCACATGGACGAAGCGCAACTGCGCCAGCTCGTCACCAAGGACGTGCTCATCGGCGTCGCCCTGCCCCGCGTGGCCTGA
- a CDS encoding amidase — MAHTELHYLELLEVGRQIQSRERSSLEVTQAMLERIGRIDAKLHSYATLMADHALRDARQADADIAANRARGPLHGVPIAVKDLLWTQGVPSAHGMTIHRDYRPQEDATAVRRLREAGAVLLGKLQQTEGAFADHHPQVVAPLNPWGDTLWPGASSSGSGVATAAGLCFASLGTDTGGSIRFPSAANGVTGLKPTWSRVSRHGAFELAASLDHIGPIARSAADAAAVLQVIAGADPKDPTASQEPVPDYLAQMTRGLNGLRVGIDRAWTLDRADAPTRAVLQSVLELVEPLGGSLREVDFPDAEQALQDWTPLCAVETAVAHEATHPSRAAEYGPGLSAVIEMGRQISATEYQKLWLRRAEFRGRVNAVFKDVDLLLIPATAVVGASMELMTRFGTDAQLFSDMLRYTCPFDSTGHPTITLPGGRTPHGAPVAFQFVAPHFAEALLVRAGWAWQRATDWHRLHPAL; from the coding sequence TTGGCGCACACGGAACTTCACTATCTCGAACTGCTGGAAGTCGGCAGGCAGATCCAGTCGCGAGAGCGTTCGTCGCTGGAGGTCACGCAGGCCATGCTGGAGCGCATCGGCCGCATCGATGCGAAGCTGCACAGCTACGCCACCCTGATGGCGGACCACGCGCTGCGGGATGCGCGGCAGGCCGATGCGGACATCGCAGCGAACCGGGCACGCGGCCCGCTGCACGGCGTGCCGATCGCCGTGAAGGACCTTCTCTGGACGCAGGGTGTTCCTTCGGCCCATGGCATGACGATCCACAGGGACTACCGGCCGCAGGAAGATGCCACCGCCGTGCGCCGCCTGCGCGAGGCCGGCGCGGTGCTGCTGGGCAAGCTGCAGCAGACCGAGGGCGCGTTCGCCGACCACCATCCGCAGGTCGTCGCACCGCTGAATCCCTGGGGCGACACGCTGTGGCCGGGTGCATCGTCCAGCGGCTCCGGCGTTGCCACGGCGGCAGGACTGTGCTTCGCCTCGCTGGGCACGGACACGGGCGGCTCGATCCGCTTTCCGTCGGCCGCGAACGGGGTGACCGGGCTGAAGCCGACCTGGAGCCGGGTGAGCCGCCATGGGGCCTTCGAACTGGCAGCCTCCCTCGACCACATCGGACCCATCGCACGCAGCGCGGCCGATGCCGCGGCGGTGCTGCAGGTGATCGCCGGCGCCGACCCGAAAGACCCGACGGCCAGCCAGGAGCCCGTGCCCGACTACCTCGCGCAGATGACCCGGGGCCTGAACGGCCTGCGCGTGGGCATCGACCGGGCCTGGACGCTGGACCGCGCCGACGCCCCGACGCGGGCGGTACTGCAGTCGGTGCTGGAGCTGGTCGAACCGCTGGGAGGCAGCCTGCGCGAAGTGGACTTCCCCGACGCAGAGCAGGCCCTGCAGGACTGGACGCCGCTGTGCGCCGTGGAAACCGCCGTGGCGCACGAGGCCACCCATCCCTCCCGCGCGGCCGAGTATGGCCCGGGCCTGTCGGCGGTGATCGAGATGGGCCGCCAGATCAGCGCGACCGAGTACCAGAAGCTCTGGCTGCGCCGCGCCGAATTCCGCGGCCGCGTCAATGCCGTCTTCAAGGATGTGGACCTGCTGCTCATCCCGGCCACGGCGGTGGTCGGCGCCAGCATGGAGCTGATGACACGCTTCGGCACGGATGCCCAGCTCTTCTCCGACATGCTGCGCTACACCTGCCCTTTCGACTCCACGGGCCACCCCACCATCACCCTGCCCGGCGGGCGCACGCCCCATGGCGCACCGGTGGCCTTCCAGTTCGTCGCGCCGCACTTCGCCGAAGCGCTGCTGGTGCGCGCCGGCTGGGCCTGGCAGCGCGCCACCGACTGGCACCGGCTGCATCCGGCGCTCTGA
- a CDS encoding AraC family transcriptional regulator — MGVLDYSTSDVEAKRRFDYWNDVVCRHCVPAASKMLGHGAFDARLQVRSLGAVDVSSMAAPSHHWTRAADHLRSGPDDDLWLALMADGEAGIRQHDRCAVMGQGDMVLYDAARPFGFTLSARSLHLLRLPRRALLQRCPGAERFTAQVIDAGQPAASPLRTMIEQAASIDFDRTRAHAAAQVGSTLLDLVAVALELQMGGDVGRPGEHDLHGRIVTYIQRHFDDPELCLDSLAAAHGVSSRTVTRAFARHAQTPMGLVWQLRLEASQRALAEGRSRSVTQAAFDHGFSDVSHFSRAFRKAFGCAPHTLIRG, encoded by the coding sequence ATGGGTGTGCTTGACTATTCCACATCGGATGTCGAAGCCAAACGTCGCTTCGACTACTGGAATGACGTTGTCTGCCGGCATTGCGTCCCCGCCGCGAGCAAGATGCTGGGCCATGGCGCCTTCGATGCCCGGCTGCAGGTGCGCTCGCTGGGGGCGGTGGACGTGAGTTCCATGGCGGCACCATCCCACCACTGGACCCGTGCCGCCGACCACCTGCGCAGCGGCCCGGACGACGACCTGTGGCTCGCCCTCATGGCCGACGGCGAAGCGGGGATCCGGCAGCACGACCGGTGCGCGGTCATGGGTCAGGGCGACATGGTGCTGTACGACGCGGCACGGCCCTTCGGCTTCACGCTCTCCGCCCGTTCCCTCCACCTGCTGCGCCTGCCGCGCCGCGCCCTGCTGCAGCGCTGCCCGGGCGCCGAGCGCTTCACGGCGCAGGTCATCGACGCCGGCCAGCCCGCGGCCAGCCCGCTGCGCACCATGATCGAGCAGGCGGCATCCATCGACTTCGACCGCACCCGGGCGCATGCTGCCGCCCAGGTCGGCAGCACCCTGCTGGATCTGGTCGCCGTGGCACTGGAGCTGCAGATGGGCGGCGACGTGGGGCGCCCTGGCGAGCACGATCTCCATGGCCGCATCGTCACCTACATACAGCGCCATTTCGACGATCCGGAACTGTGCCTGGACAGCCTGGCGGCTGCGCATGGCGTGTCGTCCCGCACCGTCACCCGGGCATTCGCGCGCCATGCGCAGACGCCCATGGGCCTCGTCTGGCAACTGCGCCTGGAGGCCAGCCAGCGCGCCCTTGCCGAAGGACGCTCCCGCAGCGTCACGCAAGCCGCGTTCGACCATGGCTTTTCCGACGTGTCCCACTTCAGCCGTGCGTTCCGCAAGGCCTTCGGCTGTGCGCCGCACACGCTGATACGCGGCTGA